The Abyssisolibacter fermentans genome has a segment encoding these proteins:
- a CDS encoding Na+/H+ antiporter NhaC family protein produces MENKNRVKANGKALIPFLVFIIIYLGSGIILQSKGVEMAFYQFPAPIAVFCGVIVAFIMFKGTINDKFMRFIHGCGNEDIIIMCTIYLLAGAFAGVSKAMGGVDSTVNLGLTFIPAQYIAAGLFVISAFISIATGTSCGALAAVAPIAVGLASKAGLDVSLTMAAVVGGSMFGDNLSVISDTTIAATRTQGCEMRDKFKLNLYIALPPAIITIILLIIFGHPTSVPQMEVYDYNIIKVLPYLFVLILSIAGLNVFAVLTGGIFVSGIIGLAYGNLSLLSFAQQTFNGFTSMTDIFLVSMITGGLAHMVTKEGGLQYLLDKIQKMIKGKKSAEIGIASLVALTDAAIANNTVSIIINGPIAKEISEEYKVDPRRSASLLDIFACVMQGIIPYGAQMLMVGSFTKGAVSPLNVIPLLWYQQLLVVSAILSMFIPFADRIIKKNPWDWKKGKAVEKISS; encoded by the coding sequence ATGGAAAACAAAAACAGAGTAAAAGCGAATGGTAAAGCATTAATACCTTTTTTAGTATTTATAATTATTTATTTAGGCAGTGGTATAATATTACAATCAAAGGGAGTTGAAATGGCTTTTTATCAATTTCCTGCACCAATAGCTGTATTTTGTGGTGTAATTGTCGCATTTATAATGTTTAAAGGAACGATAAATGACAAATTCATGAGATTTATTCATGGGTGTGGTAATGAAGATATAATCATTATGTGTACAATATATTTATTAGCTGGTGCATTTGCAGGTGTATCAAAAGCAATGGGTGGAGTTGACTCTACCGTTAACTTAGGATTAACTTTCATACCAGCACAATACATTGCAGCAGGATTATTTGTTATCTCTGCATTTATATCGATAGCTACAGGTACATCTTGTGGAGCTTTAGCAGCTGTGGCTCCTATTGCAGTCGGACTTGCTAGCAAGGCAGGGTTGGATGTTTCTTTAACAATGGCAGCTGTAGTAGGTGGATCAATGTTTGGAGACAATTTATCAGTTATATCAGATACAACAATAGCAGCCACAAGAACACAAGGTTGTGAGATGAGAGATAAATTTAAATTAAATTTATATATAGCTTTACCACCAGCTATAATAACCATTATTCTACTTATTATTTTTGGACATCCTACAAGTGTACCACAAATGGAAGTTTATGATTATAATATAATAAAAGTTCTTCCTTATTTGTTCGTATTAATATTGTCTATAGCAGGATTAAATGTTTTTGCAGTTTTAACAGGTGGTATCTTTGTATCAGGCATAATAGGACTAGCTTATGGAAATTTATCATTACTTTCTTTTGCACAACAAACATTCAATGGCTTTACAAGCATGACTGACATTTTCTTAGTATCAATGATAACAGGTGGATTGGCACATATGGTAACAAAAGAAGGTGGGTTACAATATTTGTTAGATAAAATACAAAAAATGATTAAAGGTAAGAAATCAGCAGAAATAGGGATAGCATCACTTGTTGCCTTGACTGACGCAGCAATAGCGAACAATACGGTATCAATTATTATAAATGGTCCTATAGCAAAAGAGATATCAGAAGAATATAAAGTAGATCCTCGTAGAAGTGCTTCGTTATTAGATATCTTTGCTTGTGTCATGCAAGGAATCATACCTTATGGTGCACAGATGTTAATGGTAGGAAGTTTTACAAAAGGAGCAGTATCACCTTTGAATGTAATACCATTGTTATGGTATCAACAATTACTTGTTGTTTCTGCTATATTATCGATGTTTATACCATTTGCTGATAGAATTATAAAAAAGAATCCTTGGGATTGGAAAAAAGGAAAAGCAGTAGAGAAAATCAGTTCTTAG